A genome region from Gaiellales bacterium includes the following:
- a CDS encoding AAA family ATPase, translating to MSTSPAMTRQRLDLARRRSAQATAAAGVAITALDLAVLLEKPAPAIDWLWNGYLEMGTVAQLHGDGGAGKSILAAALARAITGGHDFLGRETFIGRVVVIDGENPLGEIHRRLDRLEYQSVTERVRYFVADDAIFTDHAQTELLLTGLADAQRADLIVLDSQRALWPGEENEAIAVRRFYAMLRRVAYQTGAAVLVLHHDRRAGGYSGSSDLNAGVDSRLHLIRDEDGRVTLKHEKLRSDVEQPPVSYRLHLEDERYAFTIEEAGTPREALLDALTGEWQTAPEIAKAAGVRRDQAQQLLTALTRSGDAETATGPPGRSSKAICWKRLVRTRDESGRVPHGRPVTDSSPDLHTPVGGGGGTSHGRALVPGPDELHPDDVRWPE from the coding sequence ATGAGCACGTCCCCGGCAATGACACGTCAGCGGCTCGACCTCGCCCGCCGACGATCCGCTCAGGCCACGGCCGCCGCTGGCGTCGCGATCACGGCGCTCGACTTGGCCGTATTGCTCGAGAAGCCGGCGCCGGCGATCGACTGGCTCTGGAACGGTTACCTCGAGATGGGGACCGTTGCCCAGCTGCATGGCGATGGCGGCGCTGGGAAGTCGATCCTCGCCGCCGCGCTCGCACGGGCGATCACGGGCGGGCACGACTTCCTCGGCCGCGAGACGTTCATCGGCCGTGTCGTGGTGATCGACGGCGAGAACCCGCTCGGTGAGATCCACCGCCGGCTCGACCGGCTCGAGTACCAATCGGTCACTGAGCGCGTCCGGTACTTCGTCGCCGACGACGCGATCTTCACCGACCACGCGCAGACGGAGCTGCTGCTTACCGGTCTGGCCGACGCCCAGCGCGCCGACCTGATCGTGCTGGACTCGCAGCGTGCATTGTGGCCGGGGGAGGAGAACGAGGCGATCGCGGTGCGCCGGTTCTACGCGATGCTGCGCCGTGTCGCATACCAGACTGGCGCCGCGGTGCTCGTCCTGCACCACGACCGCCGCGCTGGCGGATACAGCGGCTCGAGCGACCTGAACGCGGGCGTAGATAGCCGCCTGCACCTGATCCGCGACGAGGACGGCCGGGTGACTCTCAAGCATGAGAAGTTGCGCAGCGACGTCGAGCAGCCGCCGGTCAGCTACCGGCTGCACCTCGAAGATGAGCGGTACGCGTTCACGATCGAGGAGGCGGGAACGCCGCGTGAGGCGCTGCTCGACGCGCTGACTGGCGAATGGCAGACGGCGCCGGAGATCGCGAAGGCGGCCGGCGTCCGGCGCGACCAGGCGCAGCAACTTCTCACCGCGCTGACGCGATCCGGCGACGCTGAAACGGCTACAGGGCCGCCGGGGCGTAGCAGTAAGGCGATCTGTTGGAAGCGACTCGTCCGCACTCGGGACGAGTCGGGACGAGTGCCTCATGGACGGCCTGTGACCGACTCGTCCCCCGACCTCCACACCCCCGTAGGGGGTGGAGGCGGGACGAGTCACGGTCGCGCACTCGTCCCAGGGCCGGACGAGTTGCACCCGGACGACGTGAGGTGGCCGGAATGA